Proteins co-encoded in one Hypanus sabinus isolate sHypSab1 chromosome 6, sHypSab1.hap1, whole genome shotgun sequence genomic window:
- the cfap20 gene encoding cilia- and flagella-associated protein 20, with product MFKNTFQSGFLSILYSIGSKPLQIWDKKVRNGHIKRITDNDIQSLVLEVEGTNVSTTYITCPADPKKTLGIKLPFLVMIIKNLKKYFTFEVQVLDDKNVRRRFRASNYQSTTRVKPFICTMPMRLDDGWNQIQFNLSDFTRRAYGTNYIETLRVQIHANCRIRRVYFSDRLYSEDELPAEFKLYLPVQNKAK from the exons ATGTTCAAGAACACGTTCCAGAGCGGCTTCCTCTCCATCCTCTACAGCATCGGCAGCAAACCTCTGCAGATCTGGGACAAGAAG GTGAGGAATGGCCACATTAAGAGGATTACAGACAATGACATCCAGTCTCTGGTGCTGGAGGTTGAAGGAACCAATGTGAG CACCACATACATTACCTGCCCAGCAGACCCGAAAAAGACCCTGGGCATCAAGCTGCCCTTCCTTGTGATGATCATCAAGAACCTGAAGAAATACTTCACCTTCGAAGTCCAG GTGCTGGATGACAAGAATGTGCGACGGCGGTTCCGGGCGAGCAACTACCAGAGCACGACACGGGTGAAGCCCTTCATCTGTACCATGCCCATGAGGCTGGACGATGGCTGGAACCAGATCCAGTTTAACCTGTCAGACTTCACTCGCCGTGCCTACGGCACCAACTACATTGAAACGCTGCGAGTAcag ATTCACGCCAACTGTCGTATCCGGCGGGTTTACTTCTCCGACAGGCTGTACTCGGAGGATGAGCTCCCCGCAGAGTTCAAGCTGTACCTACCGGTGCAGAATAAAGCCAAG TGA